One Microbacterium trichothecenolyticum DNA window includes the following coding sequences:
- a CDS encoding 3-isopropylmalate dehydrogenase, producing the protein MSRVVKLAVIPGDGIGPEVVAEAVKVLDAVTADSGVTFEKTPFSLGAGRYLETGDTLTDDDLAAIAAHDAILLGAVGGVPGDPRLKDANIERGLLLKLRFELDHYVNLRPSKLYPGASGPLADPGDIDFVVVREGTEGPYVGNGGAIRRGTPHEVANETSVNTAYGVERVVRYAFALAERRRHKLTLVHKTNVLVHAGGMWKRIVDAVASEFPGVDVDYLHVDAATIFLVTNPGRFDVIVTDNLFGDILTDLAGAVTGGIGLAASGNINPDGAFPSMFEPVHGSAPDIAGTQKADPTAAILSVALLLDHLGLVDEAARVTRAVEDDIASREGARTTAQIGDAIAGRVQA; encoded by the coding sequence ATGTCGCGTGTCGTGAAGCTGGCCGTCATCCCCGGTGATGGCATCGGTCCCGAGGTCGTCGCCGAGGCCGTCAAGGTCCTCGACGCGGTCACCGCCGATTCCGGGGTCACGTTCGAGAAGACGCCGTTCTCGCTCGGCGCCGGACGCTACCTCGAGACGGGCGACACGCTCACCGACGACGACCTCGCCGCGATCGCCGCGCACGACGCGATCCTGCTCGGCGCGGTCGGAGGCGTTCCCGGCGACCCGCGCCTGAAGGACGCGAACATCGAGCGCGGTCTGCTTCTCAAGCTCCGCTTCGAGCTCGACCACTACGTGAACCTCCGTCCCTCGAAGCTCTACCCGGGGGCGTCCGGCCCCCTCGCCGACCCGGGCGACATCGATTTCGTCGTGGTGCGCGAGGGCACCGAGGGCCCGTACGTCGGCAACGGCGGTGCGATCCGCCGCGGCACGCCGCACGAGGTGGCCAACGAGACGTCGGTGAACACCGCGTACGGCGTCGAGCGCGTCGTGCGCTACGCCTTCGCTCTCGCCGAGCGTCGCCGCCACAAGCTGACGCTGGTGCACAAGACGAATGTGCTCGTGCACGCGGGCGGCATGTGGAAGCGGATCGTGGATGCCGTGGCATCCGAGTTCCCGGGGGTCGACGTAGACTACCTGCACGTCGACGCGGCAACCATCTTCCTGGTCACGAACCCGGGCCGCTTCGACGTGATCGTCACCGACAACCTTTTCGGCGACATCCTGACCGACTTGGCCGGCGCCGTCACCGGAGGCATCGGCCTCGCCGCATCGGGCAACATCAACCCCGACGGCGCGTTCCCCTCGATGTTCGAGCCCGTCCACGGATCGGCGCCCGACATCGCGGGCACCCAGAAGGCCGACCCCACGGCCGCGATCCTCTCCGTCGCCCTCCTGCTCGATCACCTCGGGCTCGTCGACGAAGCCGCCCGCGTCACCCGCGCGGTCGAGGATGACATCGCGAGTCGCGAGGGCGCCCGTACCACCGCCCAGATCGGCGACGCCATCGCCGGGCGCGTCCAGGCGTAA
- a CDS encoding branched-chain amino acid aminotransferase, whose protein sequence is MTTIDTDPDTGLEPLEFAVTRNLAAKSAAERDAILANPGFGQSFTDHMVDICWSVRGGWHRPRVSPYGPISLDPAAAVLHYGQEIFEGIKAYRHADGSVHTFRPDQNGRRLQRSARRLALPELPVPYFLQSLRELIAVDGAWVPSGEDQSLYLRPFMFAKEAFLGVRPAHKVAYYLIASPAGAYFKGGVQPVSIWLSEDYSRAGKGGTGAAKTGGNYAASLLPQSEAYENECDQVVFLDQDRNVEELGGMNVVFVYKDGTIVTPQSDSILEGITRDSLLQLARDRGHHVVGRNVSLDEWRQGVASGDIVEVFACGTAAIVTPIGILRGRDFIDEQPSGTLALELRQHLTDIQYGRAEDTHGWLYRLDA, encoded by the coding sequence ATGACCACCATCGACACCGATCCCGACACCGGACTCGAGCCCCTCGAGTTCGCCGTCACCCGCAACCTCGCGGCCAAGAGCGCCGCCGAGCGCGACGCGATCCTCGCGAACCCCGGCTTCGGGCAGAGCTTCACCGACCACATGGTCGACATCTGCTGGTCGGTCCGTGGCGGTTGGCACCGCCCGCGCGTCTCGCCCTACGGCCCGATCTCGCTCGACCCCGCCGCCGCCGTCCTGCACTACGGTCAGGAGATCTTCGAGGGCATCAAGGCCTACCGTCATGCTGACGGCTCGGTGCACACCTTCCGCCCCGACCAGAACGGTCGCCGCCTGCAGCGCTCGGCGCGTCGCCTGGCCCTGCCCGAGTTACCGGTGCCGTACTTCCTGCAATCGCTGCGCGAGCTGATCGCCGTCGACGGAGCGTGGGTGCCCTCGGGTGAAGACCAAAGTCTCTACCTGCGTCCGTTCATGTTCGCGAAGGAGGCGTTCCTCGGCGTTCGCCCGGCGCACAAGGTCGCTTATTACCTGATCGCGAGCCCCGCGGGCGCGTACTTCAAGGGCGGCGTGCAGCCGGTCTCGATCTGGCTCAGCGAGGACTACTCGCGCGCCGGCAAGGGCGGCACCGGTGCGGCCAAGACGGGTGGCAATTACGCCGCGAGCCTGTTGCCGCAGTCCGAGGCCTACGAGAACGAGTGCGACCAGGTCGTCTTCCTCGACCAGGACCGCAATGTCGAGGAGCTCGGCGGAATGAACGTCGTGTTCGTCTACAAAGACGGCACGATCGTCACCCCGCAGTCCGACTCGATCCTCGAGGGCATCACGCGCGACTCGCTCCTGCAGCTCGCTCGCGACCGCGGACACCACGTGGTGGGGCGCAACGTCTCGCTTGACGAATGGCGCCAGGGTGTGGCATCCGGAGACATCGTCGAGGTGTTCGCGTGCGGAACGGCTGCCATCGTCACGCCCATCGGCATCTTGAGGGGACGCGATTTCATCGACGAGCAGCCCTCGGGCACTCTCGCGCTGGAGCTTCGTCAGCACCTCACCGACATCCAGTACGGCCGTGCCGAAGACACGCACGGCTGGCTGTATCGCCTCGACGCGTAA